One genomic region from Lycorma delicatula isolate Av1 chromosome 1, ASM4794821v1, whole genome shotgun sequence encodes:
- the LOC142318143 gene encoding chondroitin proteoglycan-2-like, whose amino-acid sequence MMVLMKVLILLQMQFHEKREDGQISYHPDKADCTMYYICEASCERKHHMPCPLNLVFNPNENVCDWPENVEGYMHHTQAPPTAKRR is encoded by the exons ATGATGGTCCTTATGAAAGTTCTAATCCTGTTG cAAATGCAGTTTCATGAGAAGAGGGAAGATGGTCAAATATCATACCACCCAGATAAAGCAGATTGCACTATGTACTACATTTGTGAAGCCTCATGTGAAAGAAAACATCATATGCCATGCCCATTAAATCTTGTGTTCAACCCAAATGAAAATGTCTGTGACTGGCCAGAAAATGTAGAAGGCTATATGCATCATACTCAAGCACCACCAACTGCTAAgaggagataa